In the genome of Caldisphaera lagunensis DSM 15908, the window TGAAGAAGCAAGAAAATATGTTTTAAACGGTCCGTATAATTGGCCTGGAGCAATGTTTGTATATAAGAGCAGGCAAAATATGAAAATTGATCTAAGATATCAACGCAATTATAGGCAGCTTGCAGAAAGCCTAGAAGTAGGGGATATAGTAGAAAGACATTTACTAAATGGAGATATAGTATTATTTAATAGACAACCAAGCCTTCATAGAATGTCCATAATGGCTCACAAGGTTAGAGTAATGCCTGGACGTACATTTAGGCTCAATTTGCTTGACTGCGCACCTTATAATGCAGACTTTGATGGAGACGAAATGAACTTACATGTACCAAGACTTGAAGAGGCAAGGGCTGAAGCAGAGGAATTAATGCTTGTTGAAAAGCAAATACTTTCACCTAGATATGGAGGTCCTATAATTGGAGGAAGACAAGACTATATTAGCGGTTCATATCTATTAACAGTTAAAACAAATCTCCTAACTAAAGAACAAGTATCATTATTGTTAGCTGCAGCAAACTATAAAGGCAAAATGCCTGAACCTGCTATAATAAAGCCACAACCCTTATGGACAGGAAAGCAGTTAGTAAGTCTATTCCTACCAAAAGGTTTAAGTTTTGAGGGAAGGGCAAAGATTAATGCAGGAGAATTAAAATGTGATAATGAAAGGTGCTTCTTTGATTCATATACTATAATTAGTAATGGAAGATTACTCATGGGAGTTTTCGATAAAAACGCAATTGGAGCTGAGCAACCAGAAAATGTATTGCATTATATAACATTAGAATATGGTCCAGATAAGGCCAGGGAATTCTTAGATAATGTATTTAGAATGTTTATTAGAATGCTGGAAATAAAAGGCTTTTCAATATCTCTAAAAGAAGTTGAAATAACAAAAGAGGCAAAAGATAAAATTAAAATCATGGTAGAACAAGCTAAAAATGAAATTCAAGAGATTATTAATAATTACAAGGAAGGCAACTTGGAAGTTATACCTGGAAGAACCGCTGAGGAAAGCTTAGAATTAAAGATAATTCAAAGATTGCAAAAGCTAAGAGATGATGCAGGTAAGTTAGCAATTAGCTACATGGATCCATTTAACAATGCATTTATTATGGCAAGAACTGGGGCTAGAGGTAGTGATATTAATATTACACAAATGGCAGCTATGTTAGGGCAGCAAACAGTAAGAGGTAAAAGAATTTCAAGAGGTTTTAGGACTAGAACGTTACCTCAATTTAAGCCAGGAGATTTATCGCCCGAGGCAAGAGGATTTATTATAAGCAACTTTAGACTAGGATTAAAGCCTTATGAGGTATTCTTCCATGCAGCTGGTGGTAGAGAAGGTTTAGTTGATACTGCAGTAAAAACATCACAAAGTGGTTATATGCAGAGAAGACTTATAAATGCCTTGCAAGATTTATATGTTTCATATGATGGAACTGTTAGAGATTCTGTTGGTAACATTGTACAATTTAAGTATGGAGAAGATGGGGTTGATCCAATGTTAACTTACCATGGTAAAGCAGTAAATATTGATAGGATAATCCAAAAGGCTAAAGGTGAGTAAAATGAGTCCCAGAAAGAAAAAAGCAGAAAAAACAGTTGAAGATTATAGTAATGAATTAGAAGTTAAGTTAAATTCATCAAAAGAAATATTGCCAGAAAAAATTTATAATGAATTAATTGAAAAGCTTAATAAATCAAATCTCAATGCAAAAAAGAAAATTGAGGTAGTTGAGGAAACAGTTAGGCGTTATATATCATCAATGATACAACCTGGGGAACCTGTTGGTACAGTAGCTGCCCAATCCATTGGGGAACCTGGTACACAGATGACATTAAGAACATTCCATTATGCAGGCTTAATGGAATTCGACGTTACATTAGGTCTGCCTAGATTAATAGAGATTGTAGATGCAAGACATGAACCATCAACTCCTATAATGAGGATTTATTTAGATGAGGAAAATAGGAATGATTTAGAAAAAGCTAAAGAAATTGCGAGGAGAATAGAATATACTATAATAAGCAATGTTGTTTCGGAAATTTCATATGTATTAGGAGAACCTAGGATTCAAATAGAAATAGATAAAGACATGCTAGAAGATAAGGGAGTAACTCCTGAAGAAATAATTGAAGCTATTGGAAAGCTAAAAATAGGAGAAGCAAACGTTGATGAAAATAATCCTAATATAATAAATGTTGAATTAAGTGAAGATGTAATGCCTGAAGAAGAATTATATGATACAAAGGCATTTAATGAAATAATATCTAAAATAAGAAAAACATATCTAAAAGGGGTTAAAGGTATTAAAAAGACCATGATACAGGAAAAAGGTTATGAAGAAAATGGGGTTAAGAAAAAGGAATATGTAATTTTAACAGAAGGAAGCAACTTAGCAGAGATTATGAAAATCAAAGGAGTAGATCCAGGGAGAATAGAAACAAATAATATTGTAGAAATTTCTCAAGTTTTAGGAATAGAAGCAGGTAGAAATGCTATAATTAAGGAAATATTAGATGTGTTGCAAAACTCAGGACTTGATGTTGATATAAGGCATGTTATGCTAGTAGCTGATATGATGACATGGACAGGAAAGATAAGACAAATAGGTAGATTAGGAGTTGTAGGTGAAAAACCAAGCGTTATTGCAAGAGCAGCATTCGAAGTTACTATAAATCAAATTTATAATGCAGCCATAACAGGGGAAGACGAGAAGTTCTTCGGTGTTACAGAGAGCATTAGCGCAGGTTTAATACCAAGAATAGGTACTGGAATTGTTATGTTAGGTATGGGCGCAACACCTATTAAACCCTCTATTAACAATACAGAAAATAAATAAGTAGGAACTACCAGTTTAGAACGAGGGAAAAAATATGTCTGTCTCGCTGGATAAAGAATTAAAGAACTTAACTAAAAGCGGTAAATACTATTTGGGAGTAAAGAAGACAATAAAATCAATATTAAGAGGAGAGGCAAAGATGGTTATAATTGCTGATAATATGCCTCTGGTTTATCGGTCAAAAATAGAAAAAAATGCGAAACTATCAAACATACCATTATATGTTTTTAAGGGTACATCAATGGAATTGGGATCATTATTAGGTAAGCCTTTTAAGGTTTCATCAATAAGTATTATTGATACTGGAGAATCAAGAATACTTGATCTTGCCGGAACTTCTTAGGGTGCAAGTAATGGAGAATAGTAGCAGCGATAGAATAGATCTAGAAGAGCTTAGATATTTGTCTTTATTTCAAGACTTAACTGGTGCAATGGCTTATAGATGTATTTCTGATAATGAATCAAACAGAGTATTTTATTTGGTAAGTAAGAATGATTTAGGTAAAGCTATAGGAAAAGATGGAAAAAACGTAAAATCCTTGTCTAAGATATTAAATAAAAACATTGAAATTGTAGAGTATTCGGATAAAATAGAACAGATGGCGAAGAATCTATTTCCTGGTATAACAATATTGAAGGTTGATTTAATAGATAAAGATAATACAAAGGCATTGTATATAAAAGTTAAAGATGATGAAAAAGGTAAAGCTATAGGAAAAGAAGGAAAGAACGTAAAAAGAGCTAAAATAATATTGAGCAAGCTTTATAATATAGAGAAGGTTGTAATAAAATGAACATATTTAAGGATGGTCTGATTAAAATGAAACAAAGTTTATATTCTAGGATTATACACATTACATTTGCTAGAGCGGTGACAAATAATGGGTGAAGGAAAATCACCTAATGGACTATTTGCAGCAAGGCAATTAAGGAAGAAAAGAATGAAATTTAAATGGTCTCAAAAAGAATTTAAAAGAAGAATGCTAAAATTAACTGAAAAATATGACCCTTTAGAAGGATCCCCTATGGCAAGGGCTATAGTATTAGAAAAGGTAGGAGTTGAATCAAGACAGCCAAACTCTGCATTAAGAAAATGTGTTAGATGTCAATTAATTAAGAACAAAAAAGTAGTTACTGCATTCGTTCCAAAGGATGGGGGAGTATTATATATCGATGAGCACGATGAAGTTATAATAGAAGGTATAGGAGGACCAAAAGGAGGATCATTAGGAGATATACCTGGTGTAAGGTATAAAGTTGTTATGGTAAACGGAGTTTCCTTAGATGCCTTATGGAAAGGGAAGAAACAAAAAGTTAAGAGATAAAATTTTTGCATTATTTTAATTATTGTTCTTCTCCTTCATCATCATCTTCATCATCATTACTACCTCCATGTTCTTGATTTTGTTCTTCCATATCAGCAAGCTTCTTCGATACATAAATAGGTTTGCCTGAAATAATGCCCAAATAAATTGCATGGCTAGGTATCATTTTTATGCTGATATTCAATCCTTCAGATTCAAATTCTACTGATGCAGTATATAATCCGTTTGTTTGGTCAAGTTCATCAATTATAATTCTTTTTAACGTTTTTCCTATGATATCTTTGAATTCTTCATGATTCATTAAAAACGAAAATAATGATTGCCTTCTTGGAGGGACTTCTCCATCATTGTATATTCTAATTGCTTCTGCAACATCTGCTGGTATGTTAACTAATGAAAACATTCTTCCATCTTCTAAAGATAATGACATACCAATTATGTATGTACCAAACCCGCTACCCATATCTTGTATAACTTTGTAATATGTTTGAACGTTTGTAACTCTAAGTAAATTTTCGCTCAAATTTAGTTCCCTCGCTTATATCATATTATCTGCCAAAATTATTAAGTTTAAAGCTTGTCTAAGATTTTTTGTTTAACAAATGGTAGAAACAATATTTTTAAAAACTAACCCTTTTATAAATTATAAGGAGTGAGAGAATTGAGCAGTCAAACGCAACTACCAGATATAGATAAAGTTGGTAGCGGTTTAAATGAGATAAAATTATTTGATAAATGGTCATGGGAAGGAATTGAAATCAGAGATCCAAGTTTAAAGAAATACATAAGCCTTAAGCCAACATATTTGCCTCATAGTGGAGGAAGGCATGAACATAAAAGATTTGGAAAGGCAGAGGTTAACGTTGTAGAGAGATTAATTAACAGATTAATGTATCCTGGAAAAAATGGAGGCAAAAAAATGATGGCATATAATATAGTAAGAAATGCATTTGATATAATATATCTAGAGACTAAAGAAAATCCAATACAAGTATTTGTTAGAGCAATAGAAAATTCTGCTCCCAGAGAAGAAACAACAAGGATTATGTATGGAGGTATAGTCTATAGAGTTTCAGTTGATGTTTCTTCGCAACGTAGAGTTGATTTAGCAATTAGATTTATAACAGAAGGAGCAAGGGAGTGTTCTTTTGGTAACATAAAGCCAATAGAGCAGTGTTTAGCTGATGAAATATTGTTAGCATCAAGAAACGATCCACAAAGCTATTCGATTAAGCAAAAAGAAGAAATAGAGAGAATAGCCCTAAGCTCGAGATAATCTTTTTGTTTTTTGCGTATTATTCTATTTTATTAGAAATTTATGAGTTTATTAAGCATAGTATTTTTAAATCCCTGTTTAAGCTTAAAATGAGGGAAAAAGATAAATAAGAGAGGTGTAAATGCATGCCTGAGAAGCCGCACTTAAATTTAGTTGTAATAGGGCACATAGATCATGGTAAGAGCACATTAACTGGACACTTGTTATATAGATTAGGTATTGTAGACGAAAAGAAAATGAGAGAATTAGAAGAACAAGCAAAGAACGCTGGTAAAGAATCATTTAAGTATGCATGGATATTAGACAAAATGAAGGAAGAAAGGGAAAGAGGTATAACAATAGATTTATCATTTATGAAGTTCGAGACAAGGAAATATGTTTTCACTATTATTGATGCCCCAGGTCATAGAGATTTCGTCAAAAACATGATAACAGGTGCTAGCCAAGCAGATGCTGCAATGCTAGTTGTTTCATCAAGAAAAGGTGAATTTGAAGCAGGTATGAGCCCTGAAGGTCAAACGAGAGAACACTTATTGTTGGCAAAGACATTAGGTATTGAGCAAATGATAGTTGCAATAAATAAAATGGATGCACCAGATGTTAATTATGATCAAAAGAGATATGATGAAATTGCAAATACTCTAAGAAAGTTTATGAAAGGTTTAGGTTACAATATAGATTCTATACCATTTGTCCCAGTAAGTGCATGGACTGGAGACAACATAATTGAGAGAAGTCCAAACATGCCTTGGTACAAAGGGCCAATATTAGTAGAATCCTTTGATAATTTACAAGTGCCTCCAAAACCAGTAGATAAACCCTTAAGATTACCTGTTCAAAACGTCTATACAATACCAGGAGCTGGTACAGTCCCAGTAGGAAGGGTTGAAACTGGTGTAATGAAGGTAGGAGACAAAGTAATATTTATGCCAGCAGGTGTAGGGGGAGAAGTCAGAAGTATACAAATGCACTATCAAGATTTACAAAAGGCAGAGCCTGGAGATAACATAGGATTTTCAGTAAGAGGTGTTGAGAAGAACCAAATAAAGAGAGGTGATGTAGTAGGTCCATTTGATGCTCCTCCAACTGTTGCAGATGAATTTGTTGCAAGAGTATTCGTTGTATGGCATCCGAGCGCTATAGCTGTTGGCTATACACCAGTTATTCATATACACACAGCAACAGTTAGTGCTAAGGTAACAGAGATAATATCAAAACTAGATCCAAGAACTGGTAAAGAAGTGGAGAAGAACCCACAGTTCTTAAAAGCTGGAGATGTAGCTATGATAAGGTTCAAACCAATAAAACCAGTTGTAGTTGAAAAATACAGCGACTTCCCACAGCTAGGAAGATTTGCAATGAGAGATATGAATAGAACTGTAGGTATAGGTATAGTTACAGAGATTAAGCCAGCAAAAGTAGAAATTAAGAAGTAAAACATTTATCGGTGGCAAATTTGGCATTTAAGGTTAGGATATGGCTATGGAGCACAAATGTAAAAAGCTTAGAATCAGTAGTAAATCAAATAAGGGAAATAGCCCAAAAAACAGGTGTACCTGTAAGAGGTCCAATACCATTACCAACAAAAAGGTTGGAGATGCCCTTGTTAAGGTTGCCTCATGGAGAAGGTAGCAAACATTGGGAACATTGGGAGATGAGAATACATAAAAGATTAATTGATATAGAAGCAGATGAAAGAGTATTAAGAAGATTAATGAGAATTCAAGTACCACCTGATGTTTACATTGAAATAAAATCTGGAAAATAAATTTATATAGCTAATTTTAAAATATTATGTTTTTAAATCTTGACTATAAATTTAATTATTGAGCCGGGGTGCCCGAGCGGTCTAAGGGGACAGGCTGGAGACCTGTTGTCCCGAAAGGGACACGCGGGTTCAAATCCCGCCCCCGGCGCATGTTTTATTAATTGATAAAAACTTTATACAGCCTATAAAAAATTGAGATAAGTACTTATTTCCATGATAGTCTTTATAAGAGAAAGCCTTACCTATGTTTCTTAATATAGGTTAAATCATTTTGTTAAATACTCAAAATAGAAAACGTTTCTAAATTATTCATTTTTCATTATCTTAATATTTTTATATTAGTAATTGGTAATATCTTATACGAAAATTAATTATACAATGAAAATAAACAAAATTAAAGTAAAGTTTATATATCCTATATTACAAAAGAATTTGTGGGCATTATAAATAACTACAGTATATGCGCGAGAAATAAAGAAATGCAATATGGTTCTTCGTTAAGTCTTTTTTATTTAATAAGTCAAATATTATTTTTAAATTTAGGTGATTATTATGATATGCAAAAGAAATAGAAAGGGTTATCTTTATTTATATGATGGCACAATAATTGAAGGCTGCGGTTTTGGTTCTCAAGGTTATAATTTTGGTGAAGTAGTTTTTACTACATCAATGAATGGATATCCCGAGGCCCTTACAGATCCATCTTATAAAGGGCAAATTTTAATTATAACTCATCCATTGGTAGGCAACTATGGAGTTCCTAAAATGAAAGTTATGGATAATAACATTATAGATAATTTTGAATCAGAAAAAATTCAAGTAGAAGGATTAATTGTAAGTGAAGAGACCGAGCCTAGAAAATGGAATTCTTATATGTCTTTGCATGAATGGTTATCAGATCAAGGCATACCTGGTTTAAGTGATGTAGATACAAGATTTCTTGTTAAGAAAATTAGGGATCAAGGTGTTGTTCCAGGTATAATTTCTTCAGGTGTTGAATTAAGTGAACTGAAAAAATATAATTATGATAGCATAGATTTTACAGATTTAACTTCACCAAAAGAAATAATATTAC includes:
- a CDS encoding 50S ribosomal protein L30e, which produces MSVSLDKELKNLTKSGKYYLGVKKTIKSILRGEAKMVIIADNMPLVYRSKIEKNAKLSNIPLYVFKGTSMELGSLLGKPFKVSSISIIDTGESRILDLAGTS
- a CDS encoding 30S ribosomal protein S12, with product MGEGKSPNGLFAARQLRKKRMKFKWSQKEFKRRMLKLTEKYDPLEGSPMARAIVLEKVGVESRQPNSALRKCVRCQLIKNKKVVTAFVPKDGGVLYIDEHDEVIIEGIGGPKGGSLGDIPGVRYKVVMVNGVSLDALWKGKKQKVKR
- a CDS encoding NusA-like transcription termination signal-binding factor, which encodes MENSSSDRIDLEELRYLSLFQDLTGAMAYRCISDNESNRVFYLVSKNDLGKAIGKDGKNVKSLSKILNKNIEIVEYSDKIEQMAKNLFPGITILKVDLIDKDNTKALYIKVKDDEKGKAIGKEGKNVKRAKIILSKLYNIEKVVIK
- a CDS encoding 30S ribosomal protein S7; this encodes MSSQTQLPDIDKVGSGLNEIKLFDKWSWEGIEIRDPSLKKYISLKPTYLPHSGGRHEHKRFGKAEVNVVERLINRLMYPGKNGGKKMMAYNIVRNAFDIIYLETKENPIQVFVRAIENSAPREETTRIMYGGIVYRVSVDVSSQRRVDLAIRFITEGARECSFGNIKPIEQCLADEILLASRNDPQSYSIKQKEEIERIALSSR
- the tuf gene encoding translation elongation factor EF-1 subunit alpha, which produces MPEKPHLNLVVIGHIDHGKSTLTGHLLYRLGIVDEKKMRELEEQAKNAGKESFKYAWILDKMKEERERGITIDLSFMKFETRKYVFTIIDAPGHRDFVKNMITGASQADAAMLVVSSRKGEFEAGMSPEGQTREHLLLAKTLGIEQMIVAINKMDAPDVNYDQKRYDEIANTLRKFMKGLGYNIDSIPFVPVSAWTGDNIIERSPNMPWYKGPILVESFDNLQVPPKPVDKPLRLPVQNVYTIPGAGTVPVGRVETGVMKVGDKVIFMPAGVGGEVRSIQMHYQDLQKAEPGDNIGFSVRGVEKNQIKRGDVVGPFDAPPTVADEFVARVFVVWHPSAIAVGYTPVIHIHTATVSAKVTEIISKLDPRTGKEVEKNPQFLKAGDVAMIRFKPIKPVVVEKYSDFPQLGRFAMRDMNRTVGIGIVTEIKPAKVEIKK
- the rpoA1 gene encoding DNA-directed RNA polymerase subunit A', with the translated sequence MSYMSSNKESERYLIDKIHFSLLSPIEIRKMAKVTVVRPEIYEADGTPVSGGVRDSHFGAIEPGERCPVCGNTREDCPGHFGKIDLARPVLLPHLGDKINVILQSTCRNCGRILLPDEKITYYTNIYLKLKEKWPVLAETFADEVAKQTSSVSECPHCGYKQYKLKFIKPFTFYEVRPEGEIRLTPSEIRERLERVQDKDIVVLGVDPKAARPEWMVLTVLPVPPLSVRPSITMESGMRAEDDLTHALVEIVRQNERLKNFLSSNAPESMVEEAWQTLQNVIAAYIDNELPNIYQLSHRGRKQLKTIAQRLKGKEGRLRGNLNGKRVNFSARTVISPDPYISIDEVGVPEEIAKILTLPIVVTPYNIEEARKYVLNGPYNWPGAMFVYKSRQNMKIDLRYQRNYRQLAESLEVGDIVERHLLNGDIVLFNRQPSLHRMSIMAHKVRVMPGRTFRLNLLDCAPYNADFDGDEMNLHVPRLEEARAEAEELMLVEKQILSPRYGGPIIGGRQDYISGSYLLTVKTNLLTKEQVSLLLAAANYKGKMPEPAIIKPQPLWTGKQLVSLFLPKGLSFEGRAKINAGELKCDNERCFFDSYTIISNGRLLMGVFDKNAIGAEQPENVLHYITLEYGPDKAREFLDNVFRMFIRMLEIKGFSISLKEVEITKEAKDKIKIMVEQAKNEIQEIINNYKEGNLEVIPGRTAEESLELKIIQRLQKLRDDAGKLAISYMDPFNNAFIMARTGARGSDINITQMAAMLGQQTVRGKRISRGFRTRTLPQFKPGDLSPEARGFIISNFRLGLKPYEVFFHAAGGREGLVDTAVKTSQSGYMQRRLINALQDLYVSYDGTVRDSVGNIVQFKYGEDGVDPMLTYHGKAVNIDRIIQKAKGE
- a CDS encoding bifunctional nuclease family protein, whose translation is MSENLLRVTNVQTYYKVIQDMGSGFGTYIIGMSLSLEDGRMFSLVNIPADVAEAIRIYNDGEVPPRRQSLFSFLMNHEEFKDIIGKTLKRIIIDELDQTNGLYTASVEFESEGLNISIKMIPSHAIYLGIISGKPIYVSKKLADMEEQNQEHGGSNDDEDDDEGEEQ
- the rpoA2 gene encoding DNA-directed RNA polymerase subunit A'', which produces MSPRKKKAEKTVEDYSNELEVKLNSSKEILPEKIYNELIEKLNKSNLNAKKKIEVVEETVRRYISSMIQPGEPVGTVAAQSIGEPGTQMTLRTFHYAGLMEFDVTLGLPRLIEIVDARHEPSTPIMRIYLDEENRNDLEKAKEIARRIEYTIISNVVSEISYVLGEPRIQIEIDKDMLEDKGVTPEEIIEAIGKLKIGEANVDENNPNIINVELSEDVMPEEELYDTKAFNEIISKIRKTYLKGVKGIKKTMIQEKGYEENGVKKKEYVILTEGSNLAEIMKIKGVDPGRIETNNIVEISQVLGIEAGRNAIIKEILDVLQNSGLDVDIRHVMLVADMMTWTGKIRQIGRLGVVGEKPSVIARAAFEVTINQIYNAAITGEDEKFFGVTESISAGLIPRIGTGIVMLGMGATPIKPSINNTENK
- the rpsJ gene encoding 30S ribosomal protein S10, with protein sequence MAFKVRIWLWSTNVKSLESVVNQIREIAQKTGVPVRGPIPLPTKRLEMPLLRLPHGEGSKHWEHWEMRIHKRLIDIEADERVLRRLMRIQVPPDVYIEIKSGK